From the Kitasatospora atroaurantiaca genome, the window GGGTGATGTAGTACGGCTGCTTGAAGCCCTTCTTCCCCTCGGCGGCCGGGATGGCGACCCACTCGTAGTAGCCGTCGGCCGGCAGCAGGCAGCGGCGGGAGCTGAACGCCTTCCGGAAGGCGGGCTTCTCGTGGACGGTCTCGGCCCGGGCGTTGATCATCCGTGCCCCGACGCCGGGGTCCTTCGCCCAGGACGGCACCAGACCCCAGCGCAGCGGGCGAAGCTGCCGGGCGAGCTCACCGGTCTCGCGGTCCACCCGCTCCATGACCGCCCAGACGGTGTCGGTGGGTGCCACGTTCCAGCTCGGGGCGAGGGTCTCGGTCGGGCTCCAGCGGGTCACGCCGAACAGCTCGACCAGGTCCTGGACGTTCGAGGTGGAGACGAAGCGGCCGCACATACCCCTAACCGTGCCATCCTGCGGCTGCTGCGCGCTCTGCGGCGCGCCCTGCCCGGCTTCGAGGGGACAGGTCGGCTCCGGGCAACGACTCGAGGCCCCGAGTCACCACCACGGGGTCGCGTTCGACTGCCGCCGTTGCCCGCAGGTTCGGCCCTTGCCGGCCTCATCTGGCCGAGTGACAGCCGTGATCCGCAGACGACCGCAGTGATATTCTGAGGTGAACTTGAAAGTTAGTATTTGAATCCGATCCTGGAGGGTTGCCATGGGTGACCGAGACCGCGGGTCTCCGGCCGAGGGGCCGAGTCACACGGTGTACCTGCTGGGACGGATCGCCGAGGAGGCGCAGCGCGCGCAGCTGCTGGAGGACCCCAGCGAGCAGGCCAAGGCGCTGGCCCTGCTGATCCAGCCGTACGCGGGATGGGCGTTGCGCGAGGCGGTGGGGGACTGCCGGGGGCGCGGGATGTCGTGGGCCTCGATCGGGCAGGAGATCGGCCTGTCGCAGGCGGTGCTGTCCCGGCAGGCCCGCGCGAACGGGCCG encodes:
- a CDS encoding SOS response-associated peptidase → MCGRFVSTSNVQDLVELFGVTRWSPTETLAPSWNVAPTDTVWAVMERVDRETGELARQLRPLRWGLVPSWAKDPGVGARMINARAETVHEKPAFRKAFSSRRCLLPADGYYEWVAIPAAEGKKGFKQPYYITPSQGDLLVMAGLYEFWRDHTRPEDDPLAWLTTTTIITTQATDAAGRVHDRMPLAIDPDDFEAWLDPEHHDPGELRQLLHTPAGGDLTVRAVSTAVNSVRNNGAQLLDEVPDPGHPASGDGS